One Dermatophagoides farinae isolate YC_2012a chromosome 6, ASM2471394v1, whole genome shotgun sequence genomic window carries:
- the LOC124494213 gene encoding uncharacterized protein LOC124494213 translates to MMFAINREKFCVKLPPSRYELESKHKLILDLSNKLDSQHQQVKTLKQLYSNTLIEQRRQLSDEISFLFRHAPIEYGRVFEDILWKRNYYDCVKFFKKYRRHFQPQQSQSVNDSLNNELISLFRSHLISGIGHYHSLIVSFRKGFHLSYLDQSIFLPILASNQLPNNALDDSPFKVSAKSSIFQKPKQRLIIANEDDNDDQAIIKRFNFDDDGSGNDEQADEEAIIEFDTEYTYDEKFKDTLMFLVHRFFICIGDLARYYVDFFPSTSVVVDTAIERFDEQYFQIASLYYQLASLLQPQLGMPYNQLGTLYANSFYGLDSIYYYFRCLNSKKKFLGIKDNLKNTFTFVRNKMQENTNHLPQKSSSTNGFIVGSLTEQNFQNDQELVRSTINRMMDIFSRIFNLIDELENESQSIPASKLYSNINDVLILFRNALNITSSAADAKSSSRLKPNRLTASNIFQIISITMVLIDQIKISLKKNNIDVNLGMIDLSKLESNNLKGNVDVRGNFLLYISYHFLFQIVTMVIHRESEVLKKMMYVSQNLMDDNPRIFQQKHKFANNRKKKSKNPSFNSDSLRKHYQSAHSFSSDYGDCPNDEAMAELKNRVIQTIQDILDSSENEDDNDIDDDNGEELIILDTMTNDTEYQQINHDFDYPLSTDSKTFDQMLAFMYAESYTPIIKFFCDYLQSNGDFIEILQNMSVLIEYFEQFFNYLNLISEFDLRLILNFKSYLEREFQTNAKQQLDKIHKLIDLFNFINQYSGYSLKDFKQSSPLSSEMAFMNLTEELTNFYKSLFDCKDDWTLVNMKNELTIEKSCYLSIKSMIILGIKLVLLSLDNENFKLMATDYDLQTVHDLKQNKHVRFVFQSLQPRSDHSVSILKDDRYSLIVSKAINKCEQQLIQFDLNDKEVENVCNNNNNDNSNSKNGNITPKNKTQKSLQNDGQKNTPVIHHQQMPSSSSSSKSLFDLEKLPHLLIDPFVYLENLEQIKQIVQQKKAFVIVPKLVTDFLNNLKNKQIQSAVEASDFLHDEFFRGSRMIRFIRNEDRLELEMLSYPRKNAWIRTINDDDSDNGLGTDSGDRSNGNKLQDLALFYELLEHCHHLLVNKVLINTRISTIGTGFKQQDDEQQQNVQITLITTDTNIAKWPSNASTTIAQACGIDIETMDSYLAKQNIRNNNNNYKKYKFNKKYNRHQMTTTTTASSSNCSFTNNNGRSPQKSSSNTHFRPIQFMANSAGTSLHHRQVT, encoded by the exons atg ATGTTTGCGATTAATCGTGAAAAGTTTTGCGTAAAGCTTCCACCAAGTCGATATGAATTGGAAAGTAAACACAA attGATATTAGATTTATCGAATAAATTGGATtcacaacatcaacaagTTAAAACACTGAAAcaattatattcaaataCATTGATTGAACAACGAAGACAATTATCGGATGAAATTAGTTTCCTGTTTCGACATGCACCGATTGAATATGGTCGTGTTTTTGAAGATATACTTTGGAAAcgaaattattatgattgtgtaaaattttttaaaaaatatcgTCGCCATTTTCAAccacaacaatcacaatcggtgaatgattcattgaataatgaattgattagTTTATTTCGATCACATCTGATTTCGGGTATTGGCCACTATCATAGTTTGATTGTATCATTTCGAAAAGGTTTTCATCTGTCATATTTGgatcaatcgatatttttaCCGATTCTTGCTAGTAATCAATTGCCAAATAATGCATTGGATGATTCACCATTTAAAGTATCGGCAAAATCATCCATTTTCCAGAAACCAAAACAGCGTTTAATCATCGccaatgaagatgataatgatgatcaagcaATCATCAAAAGATTTAATTTCGACGATGATGGTAgtggtaatgatgaacaagCTGATGAGGAAGctattattgaatttgatacAGAATATacttatgatgaaaaattcaaagataCCTTAATGTTTTTGGTTCATCGTTTTTTCATCTGTATCGGAGATCTAGCTCGTTattatgttgatttttttccatccacttctgttgttgttgacaccGCTATCGAACGATTCGATGAACAATATTTTCAGATTGCATCATTGTATTATCAATTAGCTTCGTTGTTACAGCCACAACTTGGTATGCCATATAATCAACTTGGTACGCTATATGCCAATAGCTTCTATGGTCTGGattccatttattattattttcgttgtttaaattcaaaaaagaaatttcttGGCATCAAAGACAATCTAAAGAATACATTTACGTTTGTACGTAATAAAATGCAAGAAAACACAAATCATCTGCCACAAAAATCATCCTCAACGAATGGATTCATTGTCGGTTCATTAACCGAACAGAATTTCCAGAATGATCAAGAATTGGTTCGGTCCACTATTAATCGTATgatggatattttttcacGGATATTCAAtcttattgatgaattggaaaatgaatcacAATCGATTCCGGCATCGAAATTATACAGCAATATTAATGATGTATTAATCTTGTTTCGTAATGCCTTGAATATCACGTCATCTGCTGCTGATGCGAAATCGTCATCACGTTTGAAACCGAATCGACTGACCGCATcgaacatttttcaaataatttccaTCACAATGGTATTGATAGATCAGATAAAAATATCGCTGAAAAAGAACAACATTGATGTCAATCTtggaatgattgatttatcaaaacttgaatcgaataatttaaaaggcaatgttgatgttcgtggtaattttcttctttacaTTTCgtatcattttctttttcaaatcgTCACCATGGTAATTCATCGTGAATCCGAAgtattgaagaaaatgatgtaTGTTTCACAGAATCTGATGGATGATAAtccaagaatttttcaacaaaaacataaatttGCTAATAATCGTAAAAAGAAAAGTAAAAATCCATCTTTCAATTCGGATTCGTTGAGAAAACATTATCAATCGgctcattcattttcatccgATTATGGTGATTGTCCCAATGATGAAGCAATGGCTGAATTGAAGAATCGAGTCATTCAAACCATACAGGACATTTTGGATTCATCGGAAAATGAAGATGACaatgacattgatgatgataatggggAGGAACTCATCATATTGGATACAATGACCAACGATACCGAGTATCAACAGATTAATCATGATTTCGATTATCCATTGTCAACGGattcaaaaacatttgatcaaATGTTGGCCTTTATGTATGCTGAATCATATActccaatcatcaaatttttctgtgATTATCTACAATCAAATGGagatttcattgaaattctgCAAAACATGTCCGTTctgattgaatattttgaacaatttttcaacTATCTCAATCTGATCAGTGAATTTGATTTACGATTGATTCTGAATTTTAAATCGTATTTGGAACgtgaatttcaaacaaatgcCAAACAACAACTGGACAAGATACACAAGctgattgatttgttcaatttcatcaatcaatattctggttattcattgaaagatttcaaacaatcatcaccattgagTAGTGAAATGGCATTCATGAATTTAACTGAAGAATTGACAAATTTCtataaatcattatttgattgtaaaGATGATTGGACACTAGTGAACATGAAGAATGAATTGACCATTGAAAAATCATGTTatctatcaatcaaatcaatgattattttagGCATCAAATTGGTACTGTTATCAttggataatgaaaatttcaaattaatggCCACTGATTATGATCTACAAACTGTACACGAtctgaaacaaaataaacatgttagatttgtttttcaatcattacaACCACGATCTGATCATTCAGTATCGATTTTGAAAGATGATcgttattcattgattgtatCGAAAGctataaataaatgtgaacaacaattgatacaatttgatttgaatgataaagaagttgaaaatgtttgcaataacaacaacaacgacaacagcaacagcaaaaatGGCAACATTACTCCCAAGAACAAAACGCAAAAAAGTCTGCAAAATGATGGTCAAAAAAATACTCCagtaattcatcatcaacagatgccatcatcatcatcatcgtcaaaatCATTGTTTGATCTGGAAAAATTGCCACATCTTTTGATTGAtccatttgtttatttggaaaatcttgaacaaatcaaacaaattgttcaacagaaaaaagcGTTTGTAATTGTGCCAAAATtgg TAACTGactttttgaataatttgaaaaataaacaaattcaatctGCCGTTGAAGCAAGTGATTTTCttcatgatgaattttttcgtgGTTCACGTATGATTCGATTTATTCGTAATGAAGATCGTCTGGAATTGGAAATGTTGAGTTATCCACGAAAAAATGCTTGGATTCGAactattaatgatgatgatagtgataaTGGACTTGGAACGGATTCAGGTGATCGCAGCAATGGTAACAAATTGCAAGATTTGGCATTGTTTTATGAATTGCTTgaacattgtcatcatttattgGTCAACAAGGTTTTGATCAATACCCGTATTTCGACTATTGGAACTGGATTTAaacaacaagatgatgaacaacaacaaaacgttCAAATTACATTGATTACAACCGATACGAATATTGCTAAATGGCCATCGAATGCTTCGACAACCATAGCACAAGCTTGTGGTATTGATATTGAAACAATGGATTCGTACCTTGCCAAGCAAAATattcgtaataataataataattataaaaagTATAAATTTAACAAGAAATACAATCGTCatcaaatgacaacaacaacaacagcatcatcatctaattgTTCtttcaccaacaacaatggtcGTTCTCCacaaaaatcttcatcaaaCACTCATTTTCGACCAATACAATTTATGGCCAATTCAGCTGGAACATCTTTACATCATCGACAAGTGacatga